The nucleotide window TCGAAGTGGGGCAAGTCGGAGTAACGACTCGGCTCCCTGCGGGTTGAATCGATTCTTTTTCGAACACTGATTCGAGCGCACACAGCCACGATCAGTGCGCCTCGCCTCACTCGAGCGTGTACCAGTCGAACCGTTCGATGGCGTAGAAGTACGACACTATGGGTGCGAGCACGCCGATCCCCAAGACTGTCCAGGCGGTGAGCGTGAGCCCGCGGGCCGAAACAGAGATGTCAGGGACGGGTGCTATCGCGGAGATCGCCGCAATCAACTCGGCGAGCAGCGCGGCGGAGTCGGTGTAGAGGATGACCGCGGCGGCCGTCGGCAGAATGATCGCGACCGAGTAGAGGATGAAGGCGGTCTTGCTCGGCATCACCGCCTCGCGGTTGTTCGTGACCTTGACGCTGCCAAAACGGGGCGCTGCCGTGCCGATCCCGGTCGCCAGCGCTGGCGTCACGGCGGTGCCGACGACCGTCCCGCCGACCAGCACGGCGGTTTGCTCGAGCGAGAGCGGGCTGACGGTGCCCAACACGAGCGAAACGAGCCCAGCGATCGGGGCGGCGACGACCGTTCCGGCGATCACCAGTCCGGTGATGGCCTGACGGCCGGTGAGCGTCGAGGTGATAACGGCGGGCAGCGCCCGGCCGAGGTCGCCGAGGGGGTTCAGCGTGAACAGCGCGCCGGCGGCCCAGACGACGTACAGCGAGAGGATCACGGCGACGTGTTCGGGGACCGTTCCGCTCTGGATGATTCCCTGAACGAACCCGATCGCGCCGAACAGCGGGTAGCCGACGTACGCCAGCCGGATCGGCGCGCGCCTGGTTCGGCGAATCGCGGTCACCGTCACTGTTCGGACCGGCCGCGAGAGCCCGCGGGAGAGAACGTTCGCGAGCCGATTCGACGACTCGGTCGCCGTTGGCTCTGCAGCGTCCTCGAACCGTGCCGGATCGGAAAACCAGTGAATTCGCGCGGCAGCGATCCCGACAGCGACGGCGGCCGTACTGATGACGATCGTGCCGACGATCGAACCGAGGACGAGCGGATTCGAGGCGGAGACGTTCGGAATCCCGGCCAAGAGGAGGTGACCGGGCCAGCCCAGGGGGCTGTCCTGCAGGAGGGTAAACAGCCGACTCATGACCAGATCGAACCGGCCGGTCGCGAGCGCACCGAAGTACAGCACCCAGAAGCCGACGAACAGGATCGTTCGGTAGCGAGCGATCGGCTCGTAGACGGTGACCAGATGCTTGGCACAGATACCGACGACGAACCCGACTGGGATCGCACTCCCCAGTGCGATCGTGGCGACGAGCAACGCGAACGGCACGGGGAGCACCGTCCCTGCTCCGTAGGCAAAGGCACTCGAGAGCGCCAGCGTCGGCGGGACGACCCACAGCGCGAACAGCAGAAACTCGGCGACGATAACGCCGATGACGGTGTTTTTGAGCGGCGTCGAGACGAGCAAAAACGCCGGTTCGTCGACGGCTGCGGTGGCGGTAAACGACCGGATGCTGGCCATAAAAACCAGAAACAGCCAGCCGACGGCGACGCCACCGGTGACGATCGCCGTGATCGTCGCGGCGTCGACGGGAAGGGATTCCCCAGCGAACTCCGCGCCTAGGCGTGGGAGGAGGTAGCTGCCGGCGACAGTGACCGGGCCGAGCATCACCACCGCGAGTACACCCATCAACAGCAGCTTCGTTCGTTCGGTCGACACCGCCCGAACCGTTCGTCGCACCTCCGTTTTGGCAACGATGAGGGGGACCCGCGACATCAGCGAACACCACCGGAATCGACGGTGGGACGTCTGTATTTAGCGTTGAGGACCATACTCCAGAGCGCGTTCCGCATCCAATAAATAGTTCGGTTTCTGTCATTCGGTCGTCGCGAACAGTCTCAATACAAACTATCTCCACTCGTGCGTCCGTTCCGGCAGAGGTAGCCTCGACTCGAGTCCACGTGCACTCGCCACGCTGCCGAAACATGTGCACGTTTATACAGATCGCGGCGAAACAACGCGAACATGAGCCCTGCTGATGCCCCCGCGATCGAAACCGACGCCCTCACAAAACGCTACGGGGAGACGACAGCTGTCTCCGGGCTGACGATGACCGTCGAGCGCGGCACGGTCTACGGCTTTCTCGGCCCCAACGGCGCGGGCAAGACGACGACAATGCGGATGCTGACGACGCTGACGAAGCCGACATCGGGGACGGCTCGCGTCGCCGGCCACTCGATCGCCGACCGCGAGTCCGTCACCCCCCACATCGGTTATCTCCCCGAGGAACCGCCGATCTACGACGAACTCACCGGCCGCGAACAACTCGAGTACGCTGCCGGCCTGCGGGACCTCCCCGAAGCCGAGGCGACCGAGCGGATCGACTCGCTGCTCGAGCGCTTCGATCTCGTCGACGATGCGAACCGGCGGATCGAGGGCTACTCGAAGGGGATGCGCCAGAAAGTCGGCGTCATCCAGGCAGTCCTGCACGAACCCGCTGTGGCGTTTCTCGACGAACCGACGAGCGGACTCGATCCCCGTGCGGCCCGGACGATGCGGGAGACGATCGCCGAGCTCGCGGATCAGGAGATGACGATCTTCCTCTCGACGCACATTCTCCCCGTCGTCGACGAACTGGCCGACGAGATCGGCGTTCTCCGAGAGGGCGAACTGGTCGCGCAAGGTGACCCCGAAACGCTGAAATCTCGCGCCGAAACTGGCGAGGCTCGGAGTCTCGAGGACGCGTTCCTCGAGGTGACTCAGGAGACGCCCGACGGCGAAGTGGGCCATTCAGCGGAGCCGTCGATGGAGTAGCATGTCACGGCTGTCTTCGCTTCGCGACGGCCTGACCGACGACTCGCTGCGGGTTGCGATCCTCGTCGGCCTCGCCTCGATTCCGTTCACGCTCGCCCTCTCGTGGGGATCGGTGTCGAGTGGCGACGGTGTCGTCATCGGCGGCTCCGTTGCCGGGACGCCGCTGCTACTGGTCGGGTTGCTCGTCGGCTCCCGCTATCACGACCGCCCGACGGATAGTCGCCGCGCCGGGTTCTGGACCGGCCTCGTCGGCTCGAGTGCGACGGCTCTCGTCTTTATCGCGAACACGGTCTCGTCGATCGGGGCGCTGTCCTCGAGGCTGACGCTCGTTGCGGTCGCCGTCATGCCGGTTGCCATCGTACTCGGCGGTGGGTTCTCCGTGCTGGTCACGATGGCCAGTGCGGCGTTCGCTGACTGGGTGCGAACGCGCGTCGACAGCGAACACCGGGTGGTAGAACCTGCGGCTGCCGGTGAAACAGCCGTCGCCGACTCGAGGTGGTGGCTGGTCGTCGCCGTCTACGTACTCGCTGCCCCGGTCGTGTTGTACTACGCCCTCGGGGTGCGCCCCGACAGCGGTCCCGAAGTCGGCCTCATGGTCGCGGGCCTGTTCGTTTTGGTCCCGCTTTCGATCGTGACCCTCGTAGGGTTGTTCATCGACGCAACCACACCCCGGAGTCGTGCGACTAACTGGGTCCCGAGCGTGTGGCTATACGTTGGCGGCCCGATCGGCGTCGCTGTGGTCGTCTATTCGCTGGGAATCGTTCGCGAGGTATCGTACCCGCCCGGATACGCCAGCTACAGCTTTCTTGGTGCGCTCTGGTGCCTGTCGGTGGGCTACCTCGTCAACAGAAAACGCCATCTCGGCGGCCGAAGTTCGGTCTCCACTCTCCGTTCGTAATCACTGCGTCCATCGCCCATACCACCGTCGAGACGTCGACCAGCGGTGAGTCCGACACCCCTAAGCGCGCGGACTCTCTGCATCAGATATGGAGTATCACGAGGCCGCGGACTTTTTATTCGATCTGCGGCGGTTCCGCCCGAAACCGGGGACGGAGTCGACATCGCGGCTGCTCGCCCACCTCGAGAATCCCCACGAGGACGTCGAATTCGTCCAGATCGCGGGGTCGAACGGGAAAGGGAGCACGGCGCGAATGCTCGAGCAGAGCCTCCGCGAAGCTGGGCTTTCAGTCGGACTTTACACCTCGCCACATCTCGAGGATCTGCGCGAACGGGTTCGCGTTGACGGCCGGAAGATCCCACGGTCGGCGGTCTGTGAGTACGTCGAGGCCGCCCGCGAGTACATCACGGGCCGCGGTGCCGACGGCGATTCGCCCACCTTCTTCGAGACGATGACGGCGATGGCGATCTGGCACTTCGGTCGCGAGGACGTCGACGTCGCCGTCCTCGAGGTCGGAATCGGCGGGAAGTACGACGCGACCAGCGTCGTCGATCCAGTCGCAAGCGCCGTGACGAGCGTCACGTTAGAACACACAGGGATTCTCGGCGACACGGAGGCCGAAATCGCCCACGACAAAGCCCACGTCGCCCCTGCCGACAGGCCGCTCGTCACCGGCGTCAAAGGCGACGCGCTCGAGGCGATCCGAGACGTGGCCGGGGATGTCGTCACCGTCGGCTCACGGACAGCCGGGTCGGACGCGCCGCCTACGGACGTCCAAGTCAGCTACGACGGCCGGGTCAACCACACTGAGGCGGCCGTCACGGTCGAGACCGACGACTGGTTCCTCGAGACGCGGATTCCCCTCCTGGGTACGCATCAGGCCGAGAACGCGGGCATCGCAGCGACGCTTGCGCGCCAGCTCACCGATATTTCGGATGCGGAGCTGGCCCGCGGGCTGCGAAACGCCCACTGGCCGGGCCGATTCGAGGTGATGGACACGGAGCCACTCGTCGTCCTCGATGGCGCACACAACCCCGGTGCGTGCGAGGGACTCGCGGAAACGCTCGGAACCTACGACTACGACGACCTTTCGCTCGTCTTCGGGGCGATGCACGACAAGGACCACCGCGAGATGGCCGCCGCGCTGCCGACGCCCGATTCGGTGATCGCGACGGAGCCAACGCTCCAGCGCGCTGAAGACCCTGCCGTCCTCGAGACGGTGTTTACCGAGGCCGGCGTCGACGACGTTCGTACGAGCGCGGCCGTCCCGGACGCCCTCGAGACCGCCCTCGAGGAGGCCAGCAGCGACGACTGCGTCCTCGTCACCGGCTCACTGTTCGCCGTCGCCGAAGCGCGCTCGCGCTGGACGAGTACCGGCGTCCCGAAACGGATCCGAAACCGCGAGGACGCCCGCGAGACGTTCACGATGGCGAACGTCCCCGGTGCTGGCAGCCGCCGGCTTCGGGGTGACGCCGTCCATCGCGTGGTCAAGACGACGTTCGGCCCTCGGCAGGCGACGACCGTCAAACAGGAGCTGTTGCGCCTCGGCGGCGAGTGTGCGCTCTCCGGCCTCGAGCAAGACGACGAGGCCGTCGACGCCGTGTTGATGGGCACCCTCTCGCAGTTCGAACGGCTCGTCGACACGCTCGAGTCGAAGCCGTCTGCGGCCGACACCAGCGCACGCGGGCTGGCCGATGTCGCTTGCGACCTTCGCGAGACTCTTGCACTGGACTCGAGCGCGTCAGAGCCGGCAGCCGACACAACCGGGCCACAGCCACAGTACCCGTGGGACGACCGCACCGCCGTGATGGGCATTCTCAACGTCACGCCCGACAGCTTCCACGACGGCGGCGAGTACGACGCGCTCGAGGACGCCGTCGCCCGCGCCAAGGCGATGGTTGAGGCTGGCGTCGACGTGATCGACGTCGGCGGCGAGTCGACCCGCCCCGGTGCCGACCCCGTCCCGGT belongs to Natronorubrum aibiense and includes:
- a CDS encoding ABC transporter ATP-binding protein; this translates as MSPADAPAIETDALTKRYGETTAVSGLTMTVERGTVYGFLGPNGAGKTTTMRMLTTLTKPTSGTARVAGHSIADRESVTPHIGYLPEEPPIYDELTGREQLEYAAGLRDLPEAEATERIDSLLERFDLVDDANRRIEGYSKGMRQKVGVIQAVLHEPAVAFLDEPTSGLDPRAARTMRETIAELADQEMTIFLSTHILPVVDELADEIGVLREGELVAQGDPETLKSRAETGEARSLEDAFLEVTQETPDGEVGHSAEPSME
- the folP gene encoding dihydropteroate synthase, which gives rise to MEYHEAADFLFDLRRFRPKPGTESTSRLLAHLENPHEDVEFVQIAGSNGKGSTARMLEQSLREAGLSVGLYTSPHLEDLRERVRVDGRKIPRSAVCEYVEAAREYITGRGADGDSPTFFETMTAMAIWHFGREDVDVAVLEVGIGGKYDATSVVDPVASAVTSVTLEHTGILGDTEAEIAHDKAHVAPADRPLVTGVKGDALEAIRDVAGDVVTVGSRTAGSDAPPTDVQVSYDGRVNHTEAAVTVETDDWFLETRIPLLGTHQAENAGIAATLARQLTDISDAELARGLRNAHWPGRFEVMDTEPLVVLDGAHNPGACEGLAETLGTYDYDDLSLVFGAMHDKDHREMAAALPTPDSVIATEPTLQRAEDPAVLETVFTEAGVDDVRTSAAVPDALETALEEASSDDCVLVTGSLFAVAEARSRWTSTGVPKRIRNREDARETFTMANVPGAGSRRLRGDAVHRVVKTTFGPRQATTVKQELLRLGGECALSGLEQDDEAVDAVLMGTLSQFERLVDTLESKPSAADTSARGLADVACDLRETLALDSSASEPAADTTGPQPQYPWDDRTAVMGILNVTPDSFHDGGEYDALEDAVARAKAMVEAGVDVIDVGGESTRPGADPVPVEDEIDRVTPVIERIADLDVHISIDTRKAAVAEAALEAGADIVNDVSGLEDPEMRFVVAEHDAGLVVMHSIDSIVVPDRNVAYDDVVEDTIDHLAERILLAEKAGVDREKIVVDPGIGFGKSARESFELLGRADEFRALGCPVLIGHSHKSMFEHVGREAGDRLEATVAASAIAADRGADIVRVHDVPENVAAVRTALAARDPDRFEWYSNN